The genomic stretch TGGCCCGGCCCGGCGCCATAATGCGGAACCGGCACATCGCTCCGCTTCTCAATGGCCCTTAAAACCGCCTCTGCCACTACGGGATTCTTGAAGAAACTTCCCGCGCTAACGCAGTCTGGATCGCCATCAACCAGAAGCATCCCTTTGCCGCGCCGTATCTCCCGCACCGCCGAGGCAACTTCCGCGAGGCTCGGAGCCTCCCTCTTTTCCTGAAAGTATTGCTTGAGGTCTGGATAGGTAATTAATGGTTCTAAATGCTTTGTAAGTCTATAGTCAACCCGGCTGACAATGTACCGCCCGCGCTCCGATCCGTTGAAGATGCTGCGACGGTAGGCAAATCCACAGGCGGATGCGGGGATATCCACAAAGGTCTCGGAGCGCAGGTCCAGCGCTCGAACCGACACAATGGTCTGCGAAACCTCCTGACCGTACGCTCCCACGTTCTGCACCGGAGTGCCGCCGACGCTGCCCGGAATTCCCGCCAGGCACTCCAACCCGGCATAGTCGGCAGCTACCGCTTGCGATACGAAGGAGTCCCAGTCCTCTCCAGCGGCGACGGTATAGACCCCCTCCCCCAGCGACTCCACGCCCCGTAACCCTATATGCAGCACCAGACCGGGATAACCGGCGTCTGAAACAAGGAGGTTGCTGCCTCCGCCCAGAACGAAGAGCGGCACGCCGCGCCCTCGCGCAAAAGCTACGCCTTCCAGGATGTCTGCCTCTGTTGCGGCTTCTGCAAACCAACGGGCCGGCCCACCGATGCGAAAGGTAGTGTAGGGGGCAAGAGCTACGTGTTCTTTCAATTGCATTTTGTAGAAGGGTACACCTTGAATCGTTAGAAGCAGCCGTGCGTCTTACAATAAGGACAGTCGGTAGCTCTAGATAGTGAGAACGGTCGATGGCTTTCAGCCGGAGGAGAAGCAAATGTACCCAGAGATCATGGTGATTCCGATGCGCGAGGAACTGACGCGCGCCGGAATTAAGGAAGCGCGCACGGCGCCGGATGTGGATAAGGCGCTGGCGCAAACAGGCACGACGATGGTCGTTGTCAATTCAATCTGTGGCTGCGCCGCAGGCAAGATGCGCCCCGGCGTCCGCCTCGCGCTGCAGAACACAGTCGTTCCGGATCAGTCGATTGCCGTCTTCGCAGGTCAGGATCGCGAAGCCACGGAACGCGCCCGCTCCTATTTCGAAGGCAATCCGCCCACTTCCCCGGCGATCGCCATTCTTCGCGACGGAAAGCTTGTCTACCTGATGCAGCGTTCCGCGATTGAGGTCAGCACGGCGCAGGAGATCGCGCAGGAGCTGGCTCGGGCCTTCAACGAATTCTGTGCCCAGACCACGGCCTAGGCTCGCCGTTGGTCCGCTCGTCATTCGTTCAAGGATTACTTCAATGATTGGCCGCAAAGGCCAGCTACAAAAATGCCCTCGCCGAAGCGAGGGCATTTTCATCTTCTTTCGAACTTTCATTTACTTCGTCGCGCTCAACTTCTCCGCCTGCAGGGTC from Acidisarcina sp. encodes the following:
- a CDS encoding UDP-N-acetylmuramate dehydrogenase, translating into MQLKEHVALAPYTTFRIGGPARWFAEAATEADILEGVAFARGRGVPLFVLGGGSNLLVSDAGYPGLVLHIGLRGVESLGEGVYTVAAGEDWDSFVSQAVAADYAGLECLAGIPGSVGGTPVQNVGAYGQEVSQTIVSVRALDLRSETFVDIPASACGFAYRRSIFNGSERGRYIVSRVDYRLTKHLEPLITYPDLKQYFQEKREAPSLAEVASAVREIRRGKGMLLVDGDPDCVSAGSFFKNPVVAEAVLRAIEKRSDVPVPHYGAGPGHVKIPAAWLLEHAGFPKGYILGRAGISSRHTLALINRGGASAAEVLDLRDRIVASVESQYGIRLEPEPVLVS
- a CDS encoding BrxA/BrxB family bacilliredoxin, translating into MYPEIMVIPMREELTRAGIKEARTAPDVDKALAQTGTTMVVVNSICGCAAGKMRPGVRLALQNTVVPDQSIAVFAGQDREATERARSYFEGNPPTSPAIAILRDGKLVYLMQRSAIEVSTAQEIAQELARAFNEFCAQTTA